Proteins found in one Leucoraja erinacea ecotype New England chromosome 34, Leri_hhj_1, whole genome shotgun sequence genomic segment:
- the LOC129712855 gene encoding keratin-associated protein 5-1-like has product MCISVCVSVCVCVYLCVYLCVCVCVCLCVYLCVCVSVCVCIFVCISVCVCVCVCVCVSVCVSVCVCICVCMCACVSVCMYRCVYVCICVCVSVCVYRCVCVSVCVYVCVCVSVCMCVSVCVCVSVCVCVCASLCVCMCVCVHLCVYICVCVCVCVCLCVYLCVCVYVCVCVCVCIYVCVCVCVCVCVCVCVYVCVCVSVCVSVCMCVSVYVSVCVGVCVCVCVSVYVYVCVCVYLYVCICMCVYMCVYVYLCVSLCPSARLLVHCILGMSRSAALVLAYLMIYGQRSLLHAIHRVILYRPISPNRGFLQQLRNLDMELSAKKPQRLREELHDPVTIVGSLSGAAATKEATDCPQ; this is encoded by the coding sequence atgtgcatctctgtgtgtgtatctgtgtgtgtgtgtgtatatttgtgtgtatatctgtgtgtgtgtgtgtgtgtgtgtctgtgtgtgtatctgtgtgtgtgtgtatctgtgtgtgtgtgtatatttgtgtgtatatctgtgtgtgtgtgtgtgtgtgtgtgtgtgtgtgtgtctgtgtgtgtatctgtgtgtgtgtgtatctgtgtgtgtatgtgtgcgtgtgtatctgtgtgtatgtatcggtgtgtgtatgtgtgtatctgtgtgtgtgtatctgtgtgtgtgtatcggtgtgtgtgtgtatctgtgtgtgtgtatgtgtgcgtgtgtgtatcggtgtgtatgtgtgtatctgtgtgtgtgtgtgtatctgtgtgtgtgtgtgtatgtgcatctctgtgtgtgtgtatgtgtgtgtgtgtgcatctctgtgtgtatatctgtgtgtgtgtgtgtgtgtgtgtatgtctgtgtgtgtatctgtgtgtgtgtgtatatgtgtgtgtgtgtgtgtgtgtgtgtatatatgtgtgtgtctgtgtgtgtgtgtgtgtgtgtgtatgtgtgtgtgtgtatgtgtgcgtgtgtgtatctgtgtgtgtatcggtgtgtatgtgtgtatctgtgtatgtatctgtgtgtgtcggtgtgtgtgtgtgtgtgtgtgtatctgtgtatgtgtacgtgtgtgtatgtgtgtatctgtatgtgtgtatttgtatgtgtgtatatatgtgtgtgtacgtgtatctCTGCGTATCTCTCTGTCCCTCAGCGAGGCTGTTGGTCCACTGCATACTGGGGATGAGCCGCTCGGCCGCTCTAGTGCTGGCCTACCTGATGATCTATGGACAACGGTCTCTGCTCCACGCCATTCACAGGGTCATTCTCTACAGACCCATCTCACCCAACCGCGGCTTCCTGCAACAGTTACGCAACCTGGACATGGAGTTAAGCGCAAAGAAGCCGCAGCGTTTGCGGGAAGAGTTACATGATCCTGTGACGATCGTGGGGTCGCTGTCCGGGGCTGCCGCGACCAAGGAGGCGACTGACTGCCCGCAGTGA
- the LOC129712857 gene encoding dual specificity protein phosphatase 13-like codes for MSGPSVHPPMPGAGTPTVNELERLLRDNTVALSRVDEVWPGLYIGDMTAAHDRFQLWKLGITHVLNAAHKQLASSGCQDFYGTAMDYRGIAARDLPHFDISAYFYSAAEYIHQAVDVLGGKVFVHCAFGYSRAATLALAYLMIHQRLSLWDAVITVANHRRIYPNRGFLKQLRTLDTKLQQERKV; via the exons ATGTCCGGACCCAGTGTCCACCCCCCGATGCCCGGAGCCGGGACCCCCACAGTAAACGAGCTGGAGCGGCTCCTGCGCGACAACACAGTGGCGCTGAGTCGGGTGGACGAGGTGTGGCcgggcctgtacatcggggacat GACGGCGGCCCACGACAGGTTCCAGCTGTGGAAGCTGGGCATCACCCACGTACTGAACGCTGCCCACAAACAGCTGGCATCCAGCGGCTGCCAAGACTTCTACGGGACCGCCATGGATTACCGCGGCATCGCCGCCCGCGACCTGCCCCACTTTGACATCTCCGCATATTTCTATTCCGCAGCTGAATACATTCACCAGGCAGTTGATGTTCTTGGAG GGAAGGTCTTCGTCCATTGTGCTTTCGGATATAGCCGGGCGGCCACACTGGCGTTGGCTTATCTAATGATCCACCAACGCCTCTCGCTGTGGGATGCCGTCATCACGGTGGCGAACCACAGACGCATCTACCCCAACCGAGGATTTCTGAAACAGTTGCGGACCTTGGACACAAAATTACAGCAAGAAAGGAAAGTTTGA